GACTATCCACTCTTTGATGGGAAGGAGGTTGGCATTCCGTGATTACAAAAGATATTTCCAACTTTTATCATTTTTACCCAAGTAATGTTACTCTTGTAGGTGCTCGGAGGGGGAGCAAAGTCAATTTCATGGCGGCGGCGTGGAATACTGGTTTGAGCTTTCATCCTCCCCTGTTTGGCGTTTCAATATCTCAGAAAAGATTTACTCATGACATGATTGTCGATTCCCAGGAGTTTACATGCAATTTTTTGCCCATCGAAGAGCTGGATATCATCCACGGTACGGGCAGGACTTCTGGACGGGATTATGATAAAGTAGAGTCGTTTTCCATTCCTCTTGAAGACCCGGAGGTGATTTCATGTCCAACCATTAGATCAGCCCACGCTGCGTACGAGTGTAGATTGGCTCATCATTATCCGATTGGTGACCACAATCTTTTTGTCGGTGAAGTTGTTGCGGTCCATTATCACAAGGATGTGATCACGGAGAAGAAACTTCTAAACCCAGAAAAGATAGATTTTACAATGTATTTGGGGAGCAATACTTACATTTCAACAGACTCTGACACCGTTGCACTCATGCCTGCTGAGATTGAGATTCCTTTGACGAGAGGATTGAGGTCACATCCTAAATACTAAGTATCTCCCATTCAATGCCCTCTGCCTAGCCTGGTAGCCTGTTATCCCTTACCACCCCCTCATTCGTAAAGGTATCGTCACGTCGGCTGCCTCTCGATAACTACGGTTAGTGGATACTGGATGCTGGATACTGGTTACTTGATCCCCCGACATGCCGTCGGGATTTCGCCCCGAGAGGACGTCGGGATTTCGCTTCGCTCAACTTCGCTCAACTTGATACTTCATCCTTGATACTTGCCTGTCCCGTAGCGTCAGCGTACGGGGATCCTTGACACTTGCTCCTTGATCCTTGATATTGGTTTGCTGACTGTCGGAGCCCGACAGGTGAGAAGAAATAGCCAATACTTAACTTTCAAAACGTGACCCCGTTCCCTACTGACAAAGCTTCCAACCTTAGCTACGCTCCATGGCTTCTTTGACCCGCTCACGGGTCATGGGAAGCTGGATCAACCGTGCCCCGGTCGCATCGAAGATTGCGTTGGCAATAACAGCACCCATGCAAATGATGGTAGGTTCTCCGCCTCCCTGGGGAGGAGAATCTGGTGCATCTATCAGCACAGTCTCAATCTCAGGCACCCATGAAAATCGTGGGATTTCATAGGAATCGAAATTGAGGTCAGAGATTTTCCCGCCTTTGAAATGAATCTCTTCGGTCAGAGCGTACCCTAATCCCATGATGATACATCCCTCCATCTGCAGCTTTGCTCCCTGTGGATTAATCACAAGACCCATATCCTGGGCGCATACAACCCGCTTGACCTGAACATGGCCTTCCTTCCTATCGACCTCGACTTCAGCCATATGCGCAACATAGGTCCCCGAATCGATACCGCAGGCTAAACCGTAACCTCGACCGCTTGGTGCCTCCGATGGACCCCAATGGAACTTCTGGGCTGCTGTTTTGAGAACTCTCCTCATTTTTTCATCGTTCAGGTTCTTCAGGCGGAACTCGAGCGGATCTACGCCTGCCTTCGACGCCATGATATCGATATGCGATTCCCTGGCAAACGTATTTGTGTTGTTAGCGGGTGCACGCCAGGGCCCTGTGTTGAAGGGGTGAGAGCCTGGAGTTCCCCGCCATCCCGATCCATGAACTGTCGTTCGGTGATGAGGGATATCGTAGAATTGAGGAGAACCCCTTTCCCCTGCATAGTAAACTCTATAATCCCACAGCGAAATCCTGCCGGAATTCGTGATTCCCGATGTTATTTTGACCACCGCCGCTGGCCGGAATGTATCATAAAAGAACTCCTCTTCCCGGCTCCAGGCAACTTGGACAGGCTTTCCTGTTAGTCTGGCCAACCGGGCCGCTTCCACAACCTGCTGATTCCGGCTCTTTCCTCCGAATCCCCCTCCGACAAAGGGGGTAATGACCCGGACATTTTCAGAAGGGAGACCGAGTGTCTGGGCAATCTCTTCCCTGGCTCTGAAGGGTGTCTGAGTGGATGCCCATGCTGTAACTTTCTCGTCTTCGATCTTCGCAACAGCAGTATGAGGCTCGATGGGAGCATGAGCAACATAGCTGTTCAGATATTTCCTTTCGAATGTCAAATCAGAGAGTTGCCTCCCCTCCATGAGGTTTCCCCCTCGCGCCACGATTTCCCCTTTCGGTGCAACCTTCATCAGGTGGGTGAAAATCGTCTGGTCGTCCACATCCACTTCCGGAGAATCAAATTGAGCTTTTACTCTATTTATGGCCTTTTCAGCTACATCCGGATACGGATGAAGAATAGCGACAAAATCGCCGTCCCGGACGATTTGAACATCTTTCATCTTTCTTGCTGCAGAAGTATCCACACTTGCCAGTTTTGCTCCGTGTGCAGGGGGTCTTACGATTCTGGCATACAGCATTCCGGGAAGCCGGATGTCTCCCGCAAACTCAGCTTCACCCGTAACCTTCACCAGGGCATCCCTTCGTAAAACGGGCCTGTTGACCACGGCAAATTCTGAATAATCCTTCACGGGGGGCGTTTCCCCGATGTGCCTTTTAATCTTTCCCCCCTCGGCAAGTTGAGCGTACGTCACTTGATTCTTGCTGTTGTTCTTATCGGAGATTACCCCGGCCTCCACTTTCAACCGGCCGATGGGCAGTTTCAGGTGTTCAGCAGCTAACCCTATGAGGACAGCTTTCGCCTCTGCCGCTGCTGCCCTGAGAGGAGGTCCAAAAAAGCGGGTGCTCATGGAACCGAATGTTCCCATGTCCCAGGGACAGAGATCTGTATCCCCCATGATCATATCCACGGCCTCCAGCGACACATCCAGTTCATCGGCCAGCATTTGAGCCAGGGAAGTTACCACTCCCTGACCCATCTCAATCTTCCCCGTAAAACAGGTGACACTCCCATCTTCTCCGATTCGTAAGAAAGCGTTGAAATCATCAGGCAACCTACTTCCACGACGTCTCTGTCCCTGGAAGGCAATAGATGGACCGATTGAGAGAGTGACGACTATGCCGCTACCCAGAAGCTTGAGGAACTCTCGCCGGTCAAAGGGCAAATGGGTTCTGCTATCGTTAAAATCTACATCCAGGTATTCATTTCCGTTCACGTTTACTTCACTCCTTCCATTTCCCGGGACGCGGTCTGGATAGCTTCGACTATCCTGACATAGGAACCACATCGACATAAGTTCTTGTCCATACTCTGAATGATTTCCCCTCGGGTGGGTTGACGGTTTTTGTGCAAAAGACCATAAGCATGGAGGATCATTCCTGGAGTGCAGAATCCGCATTGGAGGGCATCATGTTTGATAAATGCTGTCTGTAATGGGTGCAAATTCCCGCTTCTGGCCAATCCTTCGATCGTGGTGACATTTTTCCCATTGACGTAGCTGATGGGAAACATACATGATCGGACAGGTGTATTATTCACAAGAATGGTACAGGCTCCGCAGTGGCCTTCTCCGCACCCCAATTTGGCTCCGGTG
This window of the Candidatus Neomarinimicrobiota bacterium genome carries:
- a CDS encoding (2Fe-2S)-binding protein is translated as MKDTLRFELNNVPVELTLDRERMVLSVLRSDLGLTGAKLGCGEGHCGACTILVNNTPVRSCMFPISYVNGKNVTTIEGLARSGNLHPLQTAFIKHDALQCGFCTPGMILHAYGLLHKNRQPTRGEIIQSMDKNLCRCGSYVRIVEAIQTASREMEGVK
- a CDS encoding molybdopterin cofactor-binding domain-containing protein, whose protein sequence is MNGNEYLDVDFNDSRTHLPFDRREFLKLLGSGIVVTLSIGPSIAFQGQRRRGSRLPDDFNAFLRIGEDGSVTCFTGKIEMGQGVVTSLAQMLADELDVSLEAVDMIMGDTDLCPWDMGTFGSMSTRFFGPPLRAAAAEAKAVLIGLAAEHLKLPIGRLKVEAGVISDKNNSKNQVTYAQLAEGGKIKRHIGETPPVKDYSEFAVVNRPVLRRDALVKVTGEAEFAGDIRLPGMLYARIVRPPAHGAKLASVDTSAARKMKDVQIVRDGDFVAILHPYPDVAEKAINRVKAQFDSPEVDVDDQTIFTHLMKVAPKGEIVARGGNLMEGRQLSDLTFERKYLNSYVAHAPIEPHTAVAKIEDEKVTAWASTQTPFRAREEIAQTLGLPSENVRVITPFVGGGFGGKSRNQQVVEAARLARLTGKPVQVAWSREEEFFYDTFRPAAVVKITSGITNSGRISLWDYRVYYAGERGSPQFYDIPHHRTTVHGSGWRGTPGSHPFNTGPWRAPANNTNTFARESHIDIMASKAGVDPLEFRLKNLNDEKMRRVLKTAAQKFHWGPSEAPSGRGYGLACGIDSGTYVAHMAEVEVDRKEGHVQVKRVVCAQDMGLVINPQGAKLQMEGCIIMGLGYALTEEIHFKGGKISDLNFDSYEIPRFSWVPEIETVLIDAPDSPPQGGGEPTIICMGAVIANAIFDATGARLIQLPMTRERVKEAMERS
- a CDS encoding flavin reductase family protein; the protein is MITKDISNFYHFYPSNVTLVGARRGSKVNFMAAAWNTGLSFHPPLFGVSISQKRFTHDMIVDSQEFTCNFLPIEELDIIHGTGRTSGRDYDKVESFSIPLEDPEVISCPTIRSAHAAYECRLAHHYPIGDHNLFVGEVVAVHYHKDVITEKKLLNPEKIDFTMYLGSNTYISTDSDTVALMPAEIEIPLTRGLRSHPKY